The following proteins are co-located in the Mobula hypostoma chromosome 4, sMobHyp1.1, whole genome shotgun sequence genome:
- the apela gene encoding apelin receptor early endogenous ligand — MILLSRVVNERIISSPVIKPFPLSKQNCFSSASTDLEKLKMRFQHFFYIILVVCTSLLLINGQKAGKNWRRKMQRHNCLQRRCMPLHSRVPFP; from the exons aTGATCTTGCTCTCCAGGGTCGTTAATGAAAGGATAATCAGCAGCCCAGTGATAAAACCATTTCCTCTCTCGAAGCAGAACTG CTTCAGCTCAGCTTCAACAGACTTGGAGAAACTTAAAATGAGATTCCAGCACTTCTTCTATATTATCCTTGTTGTATGCACAAGTCTTCTGCTGATCAACGGACAGAAAGCAG GTAAAAATTGGAGAAGGAAAATGCAAAGGCACAATTGTTTGCAAAGAAGATGTATGCCTCTCCACTCGCGAGTTCCCTTTCCCTAA